One region of Jonesiaceae bacterium BS-20 genomic DNA includes:
- a CDS encoding glycoside hydrolase family 13 protein, producing MSLALTTTSPEVTVIHPATQGAAQWWRDAVIYQVYPRSFADGNGDGIGDLPGITSRLDHLAELGVDALWLSPFYKSPQADAGYDVSDYRQIDPLFGGLDDFAALEKRAKELGLKVIIDLVPNHTSDDHEWFKKAIADGPGSPARDMYMFRAGKGENGELPPNNWQSIFGGPAWTRVDQRWNADLDGVQDKQWYLHMFDTRQPDLNWDNDAVKEDFKDVLKFWLDRGVDGFRIDVAHGMVKAPGLPDWDGVTAMVDGSKENEGNTQVQTDGTPDEDGSNGGGNSGPMFDQDGVHEIYRSWHKVLEPYAGDRCLVAEAWVEPLSRLALYVREDEMQQAFNFSYLTTKWDASALRTVINASVRENDNVGAPTTWVLSNHDVVRHATRMGLPTVVAGLEMNPNGVGKNDPQPDVALGLRRAQAATLAMLGLPGSAYLFQGEEFGLPDHTTMDDSFRQDPAWERKGRTEAGRDGCRVPIPWVADAPAYGFNDTGESWLPQPDTYRTHAADVQKATEGSTFKMYQSALKLRKDHGIGLGSLGWVDQFADNPSVLAYQNGNVTVLTNFGAEPVTLPAGANVLISSTALENSNKLPTDATVWITA from the coding sequence GTGTCCCTTGCATTGACTACGACTTCTCCTGAAGTCACCGTTATTCACCCAGCAACTCAGGGCGCTGCTCAATGGTGGCGCGACGCCGTCATTTACCAGGTGTACCCGCGCTCGTTTGCAGACGGTAACGGTGATGGGATTGGTGACCTTCCCGGCATCACCTCGCGTTTGGATCACCTCGCTGAGCTCGGTGTAGATGCGCTGTGGCTTTCACCGTTCTACAAGTCACCCCAGGCCGACGCCGGTTATGACGTCTCCGATTACCGCCAGATCGACCCACTCTTTGGGGGCCTCGATGACTTTGCCGCCCTCGAGAAGCGTGCCAAGGAGTTGGGCCTTAAAGTCATCATTGACCTGGTCCCTAACCACACCTCTGACGACCACGAGTGGTTCAAAAAAGCCATTGCCGACGGCCCAGGTTCACCCGCCCGGGACATGTACATGTTCCGGGCGGGCAAGGGCGAGAACGGCGAGCTGCCACCAAACAACTGGCAGTCCATCTTTGGCGGCCCCGCGTGGACGCGCGTAGACCAGCGCTGGAACGCAGACCTAGACGGTGTCCAAGACAAGCAGTGGTACCTGCACATGTTTGACACCCGCCAGCCGGACCTCAACTGGGACAACGACGCCGTCAAGGAGGACTTCAAGGATGTACTGAAGTTCTGGCTAGACCGCGGCGTTGACGGGTTCCGCATTGACGTGGCCCACGGCATGGTCAAGGCACCCGGGCTTCCAGACTGGGATGGTGTCACCGCTATGGTGGACGGCTCCAAGGAAAACGAAGGCAACACCCAAGTACAAACCGATGGCACCCCGGATGAAGACGGTTCCAACGGCGGCGGCAACTCCGGTCCCATGTTTGACCAGGACGGTGTCCATGAGATCTACCGCTCTTGGCACAAGGTGCTTGAGCCATACGCCGGCGACCGCTGCCTCGTTGCCGAGGCGTGGGTTGAGCCGCTATCTCGCCTTGCTCTGTATGTGCGTGAAGATGAAATGCAGCAGGCGTTTAACTTCTCCTACCTCACCACCAAGTGGGATGCCTCAGCGCTTCGTACCGTGATCAACGCGTCTGTACGTGAAAACGACAATGTTGGCGCTCCTACCACCTGGGTGCTGTCCAACCACGACGTAGTCCGGCACGCCACCCGCATGGGTCTGCCAACCGTGGTGGCTGGCCTGGAGATGAACCCTAATGGTGTTGGCAAGAACGATCCACAGCCGGATGTTGCATTGGGTCTGCGCCGGGCACAGGCCGCTACCTTAGCGATGCTTGGCCTGCCGGGATCCGCCTACCTGTTCCAAGGTGAGGAGTTTGGTCTACCGGATCACACCACCATGGATGATAGTTTCCGCCAGGACCCCGCTTGGGAACGCAAGGGTCGCACCGAGGCTGGCCGTGACGGCTGCCGCGTGCCGATTCCTTGGGTCGCTGACGCTCCCGCATACGGATTCAATGACACGGGCGAATCTTGGTTGCCGCAGCCAGACACTTACCGCACCCACGCGGCTGATGTTCAAAAGGCCACCGAAGGCTCAACCTTCAAGATGTACCAGAGTGCACTCAAACTCCGTAAGGACCACGGCATTGGCTTGGGCTCGCTCGGTTGGGTGGACCAGTTTGCTGACAACCCAAGTGTCCTTGCATACCAAAACGGCAACGTCACCGTGCTGACCAACTTTGGTGCCGAGCCGGTTACTTTGCCTGCGGGAGCCAACGTGCTGATCTCAAGCACTGCTCTTGAAAACTCGAACAAGCTGCCAACCGATGCAACCGTTTGGATCACCGCGTAA
- the dusB gene encoding tRNA dihydrouridine synthase DusB: METLVKPQTTPVLPPLKIGRHVIETPVVLAPMAGVTNTAFRRLCIEHGDGLFVAEMVTSRALVERNETSLRIVSFKDFETPRSAQVYGVDPATVGAAVKMIAQEGMADHVDLNFGCPVPKVTRNGGGAALPWKRELFSRIVDAAVTEGAKYDVPVTVKMRKGIDDEHLTYLEAGQTAEQLGVAAVALHARTANQHYSGVADWSAIRMLKEAVTTIPVLGNGDIWSAEDALEMVAQTGCDGVVVGRGCQGRPWLFADLTAAFSGQDTRIQPGLDYVADTIYRHGEYLVDYYGSEDRALRDLRKHMAWYLKGYAAGGGIRTELALVESLAQLRQILDRLDLSTPYPGKDAEGPRGRAGNPKRTHLPEGWLDSRELDDKFRAKLLEAELDTSGG; encoded by the coding sequence GTGGAAACTCTTGTAAAACCTCAGACAACCCCCGTATTGCCGCCGCTAAAAATTGGCCGCCACGTGATTGAAACTCCCGTGGTGCTGGCTCCCATGGCGGGCGTAACAAATACGGCATTCCGCCGGTTGTGCATTGAGCACGGTGACGGCCTCTTCGTTGCGGAGATGGTGACTTCCCGTGCGCTAGTTGAGCGTAACGAGACCTCACTGCGCATTGTTTCCTTCAAGGACTTTGAAACACCACGCTCCGCCCAGGTATACGGCGTAGACCCGGCGACCGTTGGGGCCGCAGTCAAGATGATCGCCCAAGAGGGCATGGCCGACCATGTTGACCTCAACTTTGGTTGCCCGGTTCCCAAGGTAACCCGCAACGGTGGGGGAGCTGCTCTGCCGTGGAAGCGCGAGTTGTTTAGCCGCATTGTCGACGCCGCGGTCACCGAGGGTGCCAAGTATGATGTACCCGTGACCGTCAAGATGCGTAAAGGTATTGATGACGAGCACCTGACCTACTTGGAAGCGGGACAGACAGCCGAGCAACTCGGTGTTGCCGCAGTTGCCCTGCATGCTCGGACTGCTAACCAGCACTATTCCGGTGTGGCCGACTGGTCCGCCATCCGTATGCTCAAGGAAGCCGTCACAACGATTCCTGTTCTTGGTAACGGTGATATTTGGTCGGCTGAAGATGCACTCGAAATGGTCGCCCAGACCGGCTGCGACGGCGTGGTTGTCGGACGTGGCTGCCAGGGACGTCCTTGGCTGTTTGCGGACCTGACCGCGGCATTCTCCGGTCAGGACACACGGATCCAACCCGGCCTGGATTATGTAGCCGACACCATTTACCGCCACGGTGAATACCTGGTTGACTACTACGGCAGCGAGGATCGGGCCCTGCGGGACCTGCGTAAGCACATGGCCTGGTACCTCAAGGGTTACGCGGCTGGGGGCGGAATCCGTACCGAACTGGCCTTGGTTGAGTCGCTCGCGCAATTGCGCCAAATTCTTGACCGTCTTGACCTGTCCACCCCATACCCGGGTAAAGACGCCGAGGGACCACGCGGCCGCGCGGGTAACCCAAAGCGCACCCACCTGCCCGAGGGGTGGTTGGATTCCCGCGAACTTGATGACAAGTTCCGGGCCAAGTTGCTTGAAGCTGAGTTAGACACCTCTGGCGGATAA
- a CDS encoding glycine--tRNA ligase: MASKASRLDAVISLAKRRGFVFQSGEIYGGSRSAWDYGPLGAELKENIKRQWWQTMVRGREDVVGIDSAVILPRKVWEASGHVEVFTDPLVECLSCHKRYRADTLQEEFENKKGREATGMEEIVCAACGTRGEWTEPQNFSGLLKTYLGAVDNEEGMHYLRPETAQGIFVNFANVQGTSRMKPPFGIGQIGKSFRNEITPGNFIFRTREFEQMELQYFVKPGSDEEWHQHWIDARMAWYQDLGISAENLREYEHPQEKLSHYAKRTVDIEYKFGFQGGDWGELEGIANRTDYDLKTHTEKSGKDLSYFDQAAGERYFPYVIEPSAGLTRSVMAFLVEAYHEDEAPNTKGGVDKRTVLRLDPRLAPVKAAVLPLSRNADLSPKAKALAAELRKSWNIEFDDAGAIGRRYRRQDEIGTPFCITVDFDTLEDNAVTIRHRDSMEQERVALDQVPAFLAARLIGA; encoded by the coding sequence TTGGCCTCAAAGGCTTCCCGTTTAGACGCAGTTATTTCCCTCGCAAAGCGCCGCGGCTTTGTGTTCCAGTCCGGTGAGATCTACGGAGGTTCACGCTCCGCGTGGGACTACGGACCACTGGGTGCGGAGCTGAAGGAAAACATCAAGCGCCAGTGGTGGCAAACCATGGTGCGCGGGCGCGAGGACGTTGTTGGAATTGACTCCGCCGTCATCTTGCCACGCAAGGTTTGGGAAGCATCGGGCCACGTTGAGGTCTTCACCGACCCACTGGTCGAGTGCCTCAGCTGCCACAAGCGCTACCGTGCAGACACCCTGCAGGAAGAGTTTGAGAACAAGAAGGGCCGCGAAGCCACCGGCATGGAAGAAATTGTCTGTGCCGCCTGTGGTACCCGTGGCGAGTGGACTGAGCCGCAAAACTTCTCCGGCCTGCTCAAGACCTACCTCGGTGCCGTGGACAACGAAGAGGGCATGCACTACCTGCGCCCGGAGACCGCCCAGGGTATCTTTGTAAACTTTGCCAACGTCCAGGGCACCTCCCGGATGAAGCCCCCATTTGGTATTGGCCAGATTGGTAAGTCCTTCCGTAACGAGATCACGCCCGGAAACTTCATCTTCCGTACCCGTGAGTTCGAGCAGATGGAACTGCAGTACTTTGTGAAGCCGGGCAGCGACGAAGAGTGGCACCAGCACTGGATCGACGCTCGCATGGCCTGGTACCAGGATCTAGGCATTTCCGCGGAGAACCTGCGCGAGTACGAGCACCCACAAGAAAAGTTGTCCCACTACGCCAAGCGCACCGTGGACATTGAGTACAAGTTTGGTTTCCAGGGTGGGGACTGGGGCGAGCTCGAGGGCATTGCAAACCGCACGGACTACGACCTCAAGACCCACACAGAGAAGTCCGGTAAGGACCTGTCCTACTTTGATCAGGCCGCGGGCGAGCGTTACTTCCCGTACGTGATTGAGCCTTCTGCCGGTCTAACCCGCTCGGTTATGGCCTTCTTGGTTGAGGCTTACCACGAGGACGAGGCTCCAAACACCAAGGGCGGAGTAGACAAGCGCACCGTGCTGCGGTTGGACCCACGCTTGGCTCCGGTTAAGGCCGCGGTTCTGCCGCTATCCCGAAACGCGGACCTGTCGCCAAAGGCGAAGGCTCTTGCCGCCGAGCTGCGTAAGTCATGGAACATTGAGTTTGACGATGCCGGAGCCATTGGCCGCCGTTACCGTCGCCAGGATGAGATTGGTACGCCGTTCTGCATCACCGTGGACTTCGACACCCTCGAGGACAACGCAGTGACCATCCGTCACCGTGACTCGATGGAGCAGGAGCGCGTTGCGCTCGACCAGGTGCCAGCGTTCTTGGCTGCCCGCCTCATCGGAGCGTAA
- a CDS encoding metal ABC transporter substrate-binding protein, whose translation MFVTRKNKNLFAALTATALLVTTVACSPQTQATGSDQVQVLAAFYPLAFVAEHIGGERVSVTTLTPAGAEPHDLELAPAHTRKIGEADLVLFQTAFQPAVDEAVRARDPKNVIDSAHLATLALDPEHSHADEEGGEDDHDHGPNDPHFWLDPELLSSYAGEVAEELSTLDPAGATEYAANLEQLQLSLEHLDQDYSDGLATCKTRSIVLTHAAFGYPAQRYDFDQIAIIGVDPEAEPSPAKLKNVAATIGELGINTIFFETLVSPKVAQTLAGDLGISTEVLDPIEGLTEPDTSYFTIMESNLDALRTGMQCS comes from the coding sequence ATGTTCGTTACCCGCAAGAACAAAAACTTATTCGCCGCCTTGACCGCTACTGCTCTCCTGGTCACAACGGTTGCTTGCAGTCCCCAAACGCAGGCCACCGGCTCAGACCAGGTCCAGGTACTTGCCGCCTTTTATCCGTTAGCCTTCGTTGCCGAGCACATAGGCGGTGAGCGCGTATCCGTTACGACGCTGACTCCCGCCGGGGCAGAGCCACACGACCTAGAACTGGCACCGGCACACACCCGCAAGATCGGGGAAGCTGACCTAGTCCTCTTTCAGACTGCTTTTCAGCCCGCCGTTGATGAAGCAGTTAGGGCCCGCGATCCCAAGAACGTTATTGACTCGGCTCATCTAGCAACGCTTGCGCTCGACCCCGAGCACTCCCACGCGGACGAGGAAGGCGGCGAAGACGACCACGACCACGGCCCCAACGATCCGCACTTCTGGTTGGATCCGGAACTCTTGTCGTCCTACGCAGGCGAGGTAGCCGAAGAACTTAGCACTTTAGACCCTGCTGGTGCGACCGAGTATGCAGCAAATCTGGAGCAACTCCAGCTGAGTCTGGAGCATCTCGATCAAGACTATTCTGACGGATTGGCTACCTGCAAGACGCGGTCAATTGTCCTGACTCACGCCGCTTTTGGGTACCCCGCACAACGTTACGACTTTGACCAGATCGCCATCATTGGGGTTGACCCGGAGGCTGAGCCCAGCCCTGCAAAACTCAAGAATGTTGCCGCAACTATAGGTGAACTTGGGATCAACACCATTTTCTTTGAAACCCTGGTCAGCCCCAAGGTTGCCCAGACGCTTGCCGGAGACCTCGGCATCTCTACCGAGGTGCTAGATCCCATTGAGGGTTTGACCGAGCCTGACACCTCATACTTCACCATCATGGAATCAAACCTTGATGCCCTGCGCACCGGAATGCAATGCTCATGA
- a CDS encoding metal ABC transporter ATP-binding protein, translated as MTSSSLTSTATAINPAGKPGIALSARGLHVTLGASHILRGIDIDIHDGEVVALQGANGSGKSTLVRTLTGIIPASSGEVALYGQPVDPKAPWGRIGYVPQRVGVNSGINSTALEVVSTGLLFGKKLRLPRNHKALSKLALEQVGLAHRANSPMSVLSGGQQQRVLIARALVREPDLLVLDEPVSGVDQKSQKAFAKTLQDLATRGLTIVIVLHGLGEFRPLITRCVTLEDGVICHDAPVTATQHPDHGGHDHVHPHTGFVPEHSPLISETGFEG; from the coding sequence ATGACCTCAAGCTCGCTCACTTCAACTGCAACCGCCATTAACCCGGCCGGCAAACCCGGCATTGCCTTGAGCGCTCGTGGGTTACACGTGACGCTCGGTGCCAGCCATATTTTGCGCGGCATTGACATTGACATCCACGACGGAGAGGTTGTTGCTCTTCAGGGCGCCAATGGTTCCGGAAAATCTACCCTGGTACGGACGTTAACCGGCATTATCCCGGCGTCCTCAGGTGAGGTCGCGCTTTACGGGCAACCGGTTGATCCCAAAGCTCCCTGGGGCAGGATCGGCTACGTACCTCAGCGTGTAGGTGTCAACTCCGGGATCAATTCAACCGCCCTCGAAGTGGTTTCCACTGGGCTGCTGTTTGGCAAAAAGCTGCGGCTGCCACGTAATCACAAGGCGTTATCCAAACTGGCCCTCGAGCAGGTGGGACTTGCCCACCGGGCAAACTCCCCCATGTCCGTGCTTTCCGGCGGACAGCAACAGCGCGTACTAATTGCTCGCGCCCTCGTGCGCGAGCCCGACCTCCTTGTTCTCGATGAGCCGGTCTCCGGGGTTGATCAGAAGTCTCAAAAGGCTTTTGCAAAAACCCTCCAGGATCTCGCCACCCGCGGTCTTACAATCGTGATAGTCCTGCACGGCCTTGGTGAGTTCAGACCCCTCATCACCCGCTGCGTGACCTTGGAAGACGGAGTGATCTGCCATGACGCTCCCGTCACCGCTACCCAGCATCCAGACCACGGCGGTCATGACCATGTTCACCCGCACACGGGTTTTGTGCCGGAACATTCCCCACTAATTTCAGAGACGGGCTTTGAGGGATGA
- a CDS encoding metal ABC transporter permease translates to MTVFNEIIGFLTDPLMQRSIIAAVIVGLVAPVMGTYLVQRKLSLLGDGIGHVALTGVALGWIVGAAMGLVERDALAIPGAVITAIIGAVAIEFVRERGRTNGDIALALMFYAGIAGGVVLIGIAGGTNANLMGYLFGSISTVSQLDLLLIAGLGLVILLVGFGMRGLLFAVSHDEEFARASGLPVRAANMVIAVIAALTVTVAMRVVGLLLVSAIMILPVAVAQLVTMSFRRTMTVAMFTGVTVSLVGLSITYWYPLSPGATIVMVAVVAYTLVAITRSVIQKARPGSADPHPPTVAADSAMVKGV, encoded by the coding sequence ATGACAGTTTTCAACGAGATTATTGGGTTCCTGACCGACCCTCTCATGCAGCGCTCAATCATTGCCGCAGTCATTGTTGGATTGGTCGCCCCCGTGATGGGCACCTACCTAGTCCAGCGCAAGCTATCCCTCCTGGGAGACGGCATTGGCCACGTGGCGCTGACCGGAGTGGCCCTCGGCTGGATTGTCGGAGCGGCGATGGGCTTGGTCGAACGCGATGCACTGGCCATTCCCGGAGCCGTGATCACCGCCATTATTGGCGCCGTTGCAATCGAATTTGTCCGCGAGCGCGGCCGCACCAACGGTGATATTGCCCTAGCCTTGATGTTCTACGCGGGAATTGCTGGAGGCGTGGTCCTCATTGGCATTGCCGGCGGAACTAATGCCAACCTCATGGGCTACCTGTTTGGTTCTATTTCAACAGTTTCCCAACTAGACCTGCTGCTCATTGCGGGCTTGGGTCTGGTTATCTTGCTGGTGGGCTTTGGCATGCGCGGGCTACTCTTTGCGGTCTCCCATGATGAGGAGTTCGCGCGGGCATCGGGTCTCCCGGTGCGGGCGGCCAACATGGTTATTGCCGTCATTGCAGCACTCACTGTCACGGTTGCCATGCGCGTGGTTGGGCTCTTATTGGTCTCCGCTATCATGATTCTGCCCGTCGCTGTTGCCCAGTTGGTTACCATGTCGTTTAGGCGGACCATGACGGTCGCCATGTTCACCGGTGTGACCGTTTCCCTAGTGGGTTTGTCCATTACCTACTGGTACCCGCTGTCCCCCGGTGCCACAATCGTAATGGTGGCGGTTGTGGCCTACACCCTGGTTGCCATTACCCGGAGCGTGATTCAGAAGGCCCGGCCCGGCTCTGCCGATCCGCATCCACCCACCGTCGCGGCTGACTCGGCCATGGTTAAAGGAGTTTGA
- a CDS encoding Fur family transcriptional regulator encodes MQRMTRQRAAIADLLDSVKDFKSAQQLHELLRERGETTGLATVYRTLQNLADAGDLDTLRDAEGEMLYRQCERVEHHHHLVCRSCGKTVEIDGPTIETWAEHIGQSHGFTKIDHTIELFGTCGQCARP; translated from the coding sequence GTGCAACGTATGACGCGCCAGCGCGCCGCTATTGCCGATCTGCTTGATTCCGTCAAGGACTTCAAGAGCGCGCAGCAACTCCATGAGCTGCTGCGAGAACGCGGTGAGACTACGGGGCTCGCTACGGTTTACCGCACGCTGCAAAACCTTGCCGATGCCGGTGATCTTGATACGCTCCGTGACGCCGAGGGTGAGATGCTGTACCGTCAATGCGAGCGGGTTGAGCATCACCACCACTTGGTTTGCCGCTCATGCGGTAAGACCGTGGAGATTGATGGCCCAACGATTGAAACGTGGGCCGAGCATATTGGACAGTCACACGGCTTTACCAAAATCGACCACACTATCGAACTCTTTGGCACCTGCGGCCAATGCGCGAGGCCCTAA
- a CDS encoding VTT domain-containing protein, which translates to MREALMPFDLDPTLVRLFVIFFGIAFIRNTVIYWVARVIARQASKKIKPSSKFMARMQVFMSGDNANKGVALIHRWGPLAVIFSFFAPGTKTVVNTGAGLTQMKYPIYLPALIIGCSIHGIIYATIGWAAWVGMLKVAAGSPWGISVLIVLGMGLATAVIMLVRKQRRTKAA; encoded by the coding sequence ATGCGCGAGGCCCTAATGCCCTTTGATCTTGACCCCACCCTGGTCCGCCTGTTTGTCATTTTCTTTGGCATTGCGTTCATCCGCAACACCGTTATTTATTGGGTGGCCCGAGTGATCGCCCGGCAGGCCAGCAAGAAGATCAAGCCATCATCAAAGTTCATGGCACGCATGCAGGTATTCATGTCCGGTGACAACGCGAACAAGGGCGTGGCCCTCATTCACCGTTGGGGCCCGCTCGCCGTTATCTTTAGCTTCTTTGCTCCCGGCACTAAGACCGTTGTGAACACCGGGGCGGGTCTCACTCAGATGAAATACCCCATCTACTTGCCCGCCCTGATCATTGGTTGCTCAATCCACGGCATTATCTACGCCACTATTGGCTGGGCCGCTTGGGTTGGCATGCTCAAGGTCGCCGCCGGTTCCCCTTGGGGCATCTCTGTTCTCATTGTCTTGGGAATGGGTCTAGCAACCGCCGTGATCATGCTCGTTCGCAAGCAGCGCCGCACCAAGGCCGCATAG
- a CDS encoding metal-sensitive transcriptional regulator, producing MEHTLEAPEAAQEEHAGHGYMSDKAKYLARLKRIEGQARGIHRMVDEEKYCIDILTQISAITKALQGVGLGLLDDHLEHCVVDAAKQGGQEAEDKLKEASEAIARLVRS from the coding sequence ATGGAACACACGTTAGAAGCACCTGAGGCGGCCCAAGAAGAACACGCTGGCCACGGTTACATGAGCGACAAGGCAAAGTACTTAGCTCGCCTCAAGCGCATTGAAGGACAGGCCCGCGGCATCCACCGCATGGTCGATGAAGAAAAGTACTGCATTGACATCCTCACCCAGATCTCGGCCATTACCAAGGCATTGCAGGGTGTTGGGCTGGGACTGCTAGACGACCACCTCGAGCACTGTGTCGTTGACGCGGCCAAGCAGGGCGGCCAAGAGGCAGAGGACAAGCTGAAAGAGGCATCGGAAGCGATCGCTCGACTCGTGCGCTCGTAA
- a CDS encoding heavy metal-associated domain-containing protein — MNKTEYQVTGMTCGSCELNVKDELEEIAGIQQIEVSAKTGKLVVTGPAEIDDAQILAAVAEAGYTAVRTA; from the coding sequence ATGAACAAGACCGAGTACCAGGTAACCGGAATGACCTGTGGCAGCTGTGAACTAAACGTTAAGGACGAGCTGGAAGAGATTGCCGGAATCCAACAGATCGAGGTAAGTGCCAAGACCGGCAAGCTTGTAGTGACGGGACCAGCAGAAATCGATGACGCTCAGATTTTGGCGGCAGTGGCTGAGGCCGGTTACACGGCGGTGCGCACAGCGTGA
- a CDS encoding isoprenyl transferase: MSVSGISNVREPIPPYPHPSGETAPQIDKQFVPEHVAIVMDGNGRWANQRGLPRTEGHKAGEAALLDVMAGAIEIGVKHVSVYAFSTENWKRSPQEVRFLMGFNKDVLRRRRDIMNDWGIRVRWSGRTPKLWKSVISELQVAEELTKGNSLCTLNMCVNYGGQAEIADATAQIARDVAAGKLNPDKITEKTVAKYLQHPDLPPVDLFLRTSGEQRFSNFLLWQSAYAEMVFLDDLWPDCDRRTLWRAVEEYASRDRRYGGAVDKPKQ, translated from the coding sequence ATGTCAGTTTCGGGTATTTCCAACGTGCGTGAGCCAATTCCCCCGTACCCGCACCCGAGTGGGGAGACTGCGCCGCAGATTGACAAGCAGTTTGTGCCCGAGCACGTGGCGATTGTCATGGACGGTAATGGCCGTTGGGCCAACCAACGCGGCTTGCCACGCACCGAGGGGCACAAGGCCGGAGAAGCGGCGCTGCTCGACGTCATGGCCGGGGCCATTGAGATTGGCGTCAAGCACGTTTCCGTATACGCATTTTCGACAGAGAACTGGAAGCGTTCACCCCAAGAGGTGCGGTTCCTCATGGGCTTCAACAAGGACGTATTGCGCCGCCGCCGGGACATAATGAACGACTGGGGGATCAGGGTGCGCTGGTCCGGGCGAACCCCAAAGCTTTGGAAGTCGGTTATTTCGGAGCTGCAGGTTGCCGAGGAACTAACCAAGGGCAATAGTTTGTGCACGCTCAATATGTGCGTCAACTACGGTGGCCAGGCAGAGATTGCCGATGCCACAGCCCAGATAGCCCGCGACGTTGCGGCCGGTAAACTCAACCCGGACAAGATCACGGAAAAGACGGTTGCTAAGTACCTGCAGCACCCGGATCTACCGCCGGTGGACCTGTTCTTGCGGACGTCCGGCGAGCAGCGGTTTTCCAACTTTTTACTCTGGCAATCCGCGTACGCAGAGATGGTCTTCCTCGATGATCTGTGGCCGGACTGCGACCGGCGCACGCTGTGGCGTGCCGTTGAGGAGTATGCCAGCCGGGACCGTCGCTACGGCGGGGCCGTAGACAAACCAAAGCAGTAA
- the recO gene encoding DNA repair protein RecO — MPLYRDQAIVLRTHKLGEADRIITLLTRSRGKVRAVAKGVRRTSSKFGARLEPFMHIDVQLNEGRNLDMVTQVETVGAYARTICQDYAKYTCGSAMLETVDRLVAQEHEPMLPQFQLLAGGLRTLAARQQPASLILDSYLLRAFAIAGYAPTFTHCAQCGQPGPHHSFSVPQGGAVCLDCRQPGANAPSAQTFELLAALLVGDWATANQTDPRTQAETSSLITAFSQYHLEHSLRSLKMVDRT; from the coding sequence ATGCCGCTGTATCGAGATCAAGCCATTGTGCTGCGCACCCATAAGTTGGGGGAGGCAGACCGTATTATCACCCTGCTGACGCGCTCACGGGGTAAGGTCCGGGCGGTAGCAAAGGGTGTACGCAGGACGAGCTCTAAGTTTGGGGCGCGCCTTGAGCCGTTTATGCACATTGACGTGCAACTCAACGAGGGCCGTAACTTGGACATGGTTACCCAAGTGGAAACCGTGGGTGCCTACGCTAGGACCATCTGCCAGGACTACGCAAAATATACGTGTGGCTCGGCCATGCTGGAGACCGTTGACCGGTTGGTTGCGCAAGAACATGAGCCGATGCTCCCGCAGTTCCAGTTGCTTGCCGGAGGGCTGCGCACCCTCGCGGCACGTCAGCAGCCGGCTTCACTGATCTTAGATTCATACCTGTTGCGCGCTTTTGCGATAGCCGGGTACGCTCCGACCTTTACGCACTGTGCGCAGTGTGGACAGCCGGGGCCGCACCACTCATTTTCGGTTCCCCAAGGTGGCGCTGTGTGCCTCGATTGCCGCCAGCCCGGCGCCAACGCCCCAAGCGCCCAGACGTTTGAGTTGCTGGCCGCCCTGTTGGTGGGGGATTGGGCCACAGCCAACCAGACAGATCCGCGTACCCAAGCGGAGACGTCCAGTTTGATCACGGCGTTTAGTCAGTATCACTTGGAGCATTCGTTGCGGTCACTGAAGATGGTTGACCGGACGTAG